From the genome of Anopheles moucheti chromosome 3, idAnoMoucSN_F20_07, whole genome shotgun sequence, one region includes:
- the LOC128300823 gene encoding uncharacterized protein LOC128300823 gives MEFRLQTSVLLVISILSLVNQFQCFPLPGHNTGEVQAKIQADRELLNTVTYVGNNKVYGLLSNEQPAMREAKLEKEDLDSSILTKLENVQKKFVDKGNVPALVDQTQQKDYFGNHVKDEPLYRGFVGIVEQLSNVFNAVVEKVPKGAVVNLNKSVLNRLNQIGAVLVGLEDAKK, from the exons ATGGAGTTTCGTCTGCAAACAAGCGTATTGTTAGTGATATCCATTTTGTCGCTCGTAAATCAGTTCCAATGTTTCCCCCTGCCGGGACATAACACAGGCGAAGTGCAGGCTAAAATTCAAGCTGACCGTGAGCTGCTGAATACAGTGACGTACGTTGGAAACAACAAG GTGTACGGATTACTGTCTAACGAACAACCTGCAATGCGCGAAGCAAAGCTGGAAAAAGAAGACCTTGATTCTAGCATACTGACGAAGCTGGAAAATGTACAGAAGAAGTTCGTCGACAAGGGCAAT GTTCCAGCACTAGTTGATCAAACGCAGCAGAAAGATTACTTTGGAAATCACGTTAAGGATGAACCACTGTACAGAGGCTTCGTTGGAATAGTCGAGCAGCTGTCCAATGTCTTCAATGCAGTGGTTGAG AAAGTACCTAAAGGAGCAGTTGTAAATCTAAACAAGAGCGTGCTCAATCGTCTCAATCAAATCGGTGCCGTTCTGGTGGGGTTAGAGGATGCGAAAAAGTAG
- the LOC128300822 gene encoding tetraspanin-9 — translation MGSTGYTCIRRTFCSFNILIWLCGSGFLAIGVWLHFAYPGYATLLPDHAVLSADCMFITVGVVSFVIAFFGCCGSWFQSRCFLVIYFTLVVLLFLSEFLLGSLAFVFRGGIGRMLTQELKYGIEKHYNVSDRGGFLTPSVAAIWDNLQVDLQCCGVSSYEDWYDISAWPSERWVPQSCCRSQYGSMFSEGSGDELANVDCRKAGNPALLWDKSCGQILQMWFVQRLHIVGTVVLVIGFLQLFGLISSMLLFCTVKHKRSSKTYKSYSPTVDTTLNRNGTSPTYMDMD, via the exons ATGGGCAGTACTGGTTACACGTGCATAAGGCGGACATTTTGTTCCTTCAATATCCTCATATGG CTCTGCGGTAGTGGATTCCTAGCGATAGGCGTGTGGCTTCACTTTGCCTATCCAGGGTATGCCACACTACTACCCGACCATGCCGTACTCAGCGCTGACTGCATGTTCATAACGGTCGGTGTGGTCAGCTTCGTGATCGCGTTCTTCGGATGCTGTGGGTCTTGGTTCCAATCAAGATGCTTCCTAGTTATT TACTTCACACTGGTGGTACTATTGTTCCTCAGCGAGTTCTTGCTAGGTTCGTTGGCGTTTGTGTTCCGAGGAGGCATTGGACGTATGTTGACACAGGAGCTAAAGTATGGCATCGAGAAGCACTACAATGTGTCGGATCGTGGAGGTTTCCTAACTCCTTCCGTTGCTGCTATTTGGGATAACCTTCAGGTGGAT CTACAATGCTGTGGAGTATCATCGTACGAAGATTGGTACGATATCAGTGCTTGGCCCAGTGAGCGATGGGTGCCACAGTCCTGCTGTCGCTCTCAGTATGGATCAATGTTTTCGGAAGGATCTGGTGATGAGCTAGCAAACGTCGACTGCCGAAA AGCTGGAAATCCTGCACTCCTATGGGATAAGAGCTGCGGTCAGATTCTTCAGATGTGGTTCGTACAGCGACTTCACATAGTGGGCACGGTTGTATTAGTAATAGGCTTCCTACAG TTGTTCGGTCTGATATCATCCATGCTACTGTTCTGTACCGTCAAGCACAAACGTTCCTCGAAAACGTACAAATCCTATTCACCTACCGTGGACACCACACTCAACCGCAATGGCACTAGCCCCACCTACATGGACATGGACTGA